The Nitrospira sp. KM1 genome includes a window with the following:
- a CDS encoding DJ-1/PfpI family protein, which produces MKTCFIIFNCMTTLDFVGVYDALTRLKSNNLMPEFAWDICSFTTEVADRHGLRLLPQCVNNSLADYDMLIVPGGVDTRTLQRDSRFLDWLRTSQPVPLKASICTGSLLLGAAGFLRNKRATTHRIAFEELKPYCRTVVDDRIVDEGEVITARGVTSAIDLGLYLVERLAGAAARKHIARQMDYPMDETNLKSQSSTG; this is translated from the coding sequence ATGAAAACCTGTTTTATCATTTTTAATTGCATGACCACCCTCGACTTCGTCGGCGTCTACGATGCCCTGACCCGGCTGAAATCGAACAACCTCATGCCGGAGTTTGCATGGGACATTTGCTCGTTCACCACGGAGGTCGCAGATCGTCACGGGCTTCGTCTGCTCCCGCAGTGTGTGAACAATTCCCTGGCAGACTATGACATGCTGATTGTTCCTGGAGGCGTGGACACTCGCACGCTCCAGCGTGACAGCCGGTTTCTCGATTGGCTCCGCACCTCGCAACCCGTGCCGCTCAAAGCGTCGATCTGCACCGGCTCGCTCTTGCTTGGGGCGGCGGGCTTCTTGAGGAACAAACGAGCCACAACACATCGAATCGCCTTCGAGGAGTTGAAACCGTACTGCAGGACTGTCGTCGACGATCGGATCGTCGACGAAGGAGAAGTCATTACGGCCCGCGGTGTCACCTCCGCGATCGATCTCGGGCTCTATCTGGTTGAACGGCTTGCCGGTGCGGCTGCTCGGAAGCATATTGCCAGACAAATGGATTACCCAATGGACGAGACGAATCTGAAATCACAAAGCAGCACGGGGTAG
- a CDS encoding RNB domain-containing ribonuclease, with amino-acid sequence MTNDRVNLRDIARRAMAERDLFPDFSSAAIAELARIHAPADQTPNTRDLRKWLWASIDNDDSRDLDQLTVAEQRRDGSVTVMVAVADVDALVAKDSALDAHAGHNTTSVYTSGGIFPMLPEKLSTDFTSLNEGQDRQAIVVELLVAQDGSVTASTLFQALVRNHAKLTYDGVSAWLTGTAPAPDAVMAVSGLDAQLRLQDQAAQRLKTRRHQQGALSLETIESRAVFDGDVLTRLRVEEKNRAKQLIEDFMIAANQATAGYLRHMGIPSFRRILHSPERWERIMEMAARWGERLPPEPDARALEAFLTKRRQADPVRFPDLSLAVVKLIGRGEYVLDESCDGAPEHFGLAVKGYTHSTAPNRRYPDLVTQRLIKSALAPTSPPYRIDELRYLAAHCTEKEDDAERVERQLRKSAAALLLGSQIGHQFDAIVTGSSDKGTWVRLLDPPVEGKLITGGLGLDVGDTVHVKLVSTDVERGHIDFSRVPY; translated from the coding sequence ATGACCAACGATCGTGTCAACCTGCGAGACATCGCCCGCCGTGCCATGGCAGAGCGGGATTTGTTCCCCGATTTTTCCTCTGCGGCAATTGCCGAACTCGCCCGCATACATGCACCCGCGGATCAGACGCCGAACACACGTGACTTACGGAAGTGGCTCTGGGCCTCTATCGATAATGACGACTCGCGCGATCTTGATCAATTGACCGTAGCCGAGCAGCGCCGGGACGGCTCGGTGACGGTGATGGTTGCCGTCGCCGACGTCGATGCACTGGTCGCCAAGGATTCGGCGCTGGATGCGCATGCCGGACACAACACCACCTCGGTGTACACGTCGGGCGGCATCTTCCCCATGCTTCCGGAAAAACTTTCGACCGACTTTACATCGCTCAATGAGGGGCAGGATCGTCAGGCGATCGTCGTCGAACTCCTCGTCGCCCAAGACGGTTCGGTGACTGCATCCACGTTGTTTCAAGCGCTGGTGCGCAACCATGCGAAGCTGACCTATGACGGCGTCTCCGCATGGCTGACGGGTACGGCGCCGGCACCAGACGCCGTGATGGCCGTGTCGGGTCTCGATGCGCAACTTCGTTTACAGGACCAAGCGGCACAGCGGCTGAAAACGAGACGACACCAGCAGGGGGCGTTGAGCTTGGAGACGATCGAATCCCGAGCCGTCTTTGACGGTGACGTCCTGACGCGTCTCAGAGTCGAAGAAAAGAACCGGGCCAAGCAATTGATCGAAGATTTCATGATCGCGGCGAATCAAGCAACCGCCGGATACCTTCGGCACATGGGAATTCCATCGTTCCGACGTATCCTGCATTCACCGGAACGGTGGGAGCGGATCATGGAGATGGCGGCACGCTGGGGCGAGCGCCTGCCGCCGGAACCGGACGCCCGCGCGCTGGAAGCGTTCCTGACAAAACGCCGGCAAGCCGATCCGGTCAGATTCCCCGACTTGTCCTTGGCCGTCGTAAAACTGATCGGCCGGGGCGAATATGTGCTGGACGAATCATGTGACGGCGCTCCCGAGCACTTCGGACTCGCGGTCAAAGGGTATACGCACTCGACGGCTCCAAACCGCCGCTATCCGGACCTTGTCACCCAGAGGCTGATCAAATCCGCTCTGGCACCGACGTCACCTCCGTATCGAATCGATGAATTACGGTATCTGGCCGCACATTGTACGGAAAAGGAAGACGATGCCGAGCGCGTCGAACGTCAGCTGAGAAAATCCGCAGCCGCATTGCTGCTGGGCTCACAGATCGGACATCAGTTCGATGCGATTGTGACAGGATCCTCTGACAAAGGAACCTGGGTTCGTTTGCTGGACCCTCCGGTGGAAGGGAAACTCATCACTGGAGGTCTTGGATTAGATGTGGGAGATACCGTGCACGTAAAGCTCGTCAGCACGGATGTCGAACGCGGCCATATCGATTTTTCGAGAGTGCCCTACTGA
- a CDS encoding potassium/proton antiporter, translating to MSSTIDLLFIVYSGLVILSILTIKLSNRLGIPSLVLFLGIGMLAGSDGLGGIYFDNPAMVQTLGVIALVLILFSGGLDTEWRWVRPILWDGLALSTIGVLLTAVLVGAFVSWVHEFSFLEGLLLGAIVSSTDAAAVFMVLKARNAKLPGSLPHLLEFESGSNDPMAVVLTLAIIQLLTNPATSVSELALFFTMQMAVGSVIGIVMGEVIRRVLNTLELELEGIYPVLSVALALLTYGLTAIMHGSGFLAVYLAGLVLRRKPFTYQPRIVRFHDELAWMMQITMFLILGLQVFPSRLVPIAWVGLLMSLYLIVIARPVSVYVALALSRLDFRQKTLVAWVGLRGAVPIVLATFPLLAGVKQADSIFDLVFFIAVTSVLLQGPPIPLITRLLNIRPASADLSK from the coding sequence ATGTCATCTACCATCGATCTTCTGTTTATCGTCTATTCCGGGCTCGTCATCCTCAGCATCCTGACGATCAAACTCTCAAACCGCCTGGGCATTCCGTCACTTGTCCTCTTTCTTGGCATCGGGATGTTGGCCGGGTCGGACGGGTTGGGCGGAATTTATTTTGACAATCCGGCTATGGTTCAAACGCTGGGGGTCATTGCGCTCGTCCTCATCTTGTTCTCCGGCGGGTTGGATACGGAATGGCGCTGGGTTCGACCCATACTATGGGATGGGCTTGCCTTATCTACCATCGGAGTTCTGTTGACGGCCGTTTTGGTCGGAGCGTTTGTCTCTTGGGTGCATGAGTTTTCTTTTCTCGAAGGACTTCTCCTTGGCGCGATTGTGTCATCGACGGATGCGGCGGCCGTGTTCATGGTTCTCAAGGCCAGAAATGCAAAGCTGCCTGGATCACTGCCGCATTTGCTTGAATTCGAATCCGGCAGCAACGATCCGATGGCTGTCGTGCTCACGCTCGCCATCATTCAGCTCTTGACGAACCCCGCGACTTCGGTCAGCGAGTTAGCGCTCTTTTTCACCATGCAGATGGCGGTCGGGTCGGTGATCGGCATAGTCATGGGGGAAGTCATCCGGCGAGTGCTCAATACATTGGAATTGGAACTGGAAGGTATCTACCCGGTATTGTCGGTTGCACTCGCGCTGCTCACGTATGGTCTCACCGCCATCATGCATGGGAGCGGGTTTCTGGCCGTGTACCTCGCGGGATTGGTTTTGAGACGCAAACCCTTCACGTATCAGCCTCGCATCGTGAGATTCCACGATGAGTTGGCCTGGATGATGCAGATCACCATGTTCTTGATCCTTGGGTTGCAAGTGTTTCCTTCCAGACTGGTCCCGATCGCTTGGGTCGGGCTCCTTATGTCCCTGTACCTGATCGTCATTGCTCGTCCTGTCAGTGTGTATGTGGCCCTTGCGCTATCGCGCTTGGACTTCCGTCAGAAAACTCTAGTCGCCTGGGTAGGACTGAGGGGGGCGGTGCCGATTGTCCTGGCAACGTTTCCCCTTCTGGCCGGGGTCAAGCAAGCCGATTCTATTTTTGACCTGGTCTTTTTCATCGCGGTCACATCGGTACTCCTGCAAGGACCTCCTATTCCTCTGATCACAAGACTGCTTAACATCAGGCCTGCATCTGCTGATCTGTCGAAATAG
- a CDS encoding 2OG-Fe(II) oxygenase family protein: MHVEFDQFDADKFSFHDHQVLVIDNFWSAAERKFFQRAMLEASWKALHDSPQLRATFPNCGNWLKADIARSEGTVLLNRVGLSCIRRYIESFPGIVGRHLNFNYYSYGAGDCLLTHDDVVRDHQEGEPINYADPLRRLALVTYLHDEWQPDWGGELIIYDMAQGRRSQSDLSITHCIAPKPGALVLFTVPRYHRVCRVDAVSGTSKRLSIAGWFMTEHQPETFASPHESHTHIDAPLRAGEASPYRT; encoded by the coding sequence ATGCACGTTGAATTTGATCAATTCGATGCGGACAAGTTTTCCTTTCACGACCATCAAGTTTTGGTGATCGATAATTTTTGGTCGGCCGCCGAGCGTAAATTTTTTCAACGAGCCATGCTCGAAGCGTCATGGAAGGCCCTTCATGATAGTCCTCAACTCCGTGCAACGTTCCCCAATTGCGGGAATTGGCTCAAAGCAGACATCGCCCGCTCTGAGGGCACCGTTCTTCTCAATCGCGTGGGCCTCTCCTGTATCAGGCGTTATATCGAATCGTTTCCTGGCATTGTGGGGCGCCATCTGAATTTCAATTATTACTCCTACGGCGCCGGAGACTGTCTTCTCACGCACGATGACGTGGTACGAGACCACCAGGAGGGCGAACCCATCAATTATGCCGACCCCTTGCGACGACTCGCCCTCGTCACCTACCTCCACGATGAGTGGCAACCTGACTGGGGGGGGGAGTTAATTATCTATGACATGGCGCAGGGACGACGATCCCAATCCGATCTTTCAATTACCCATTGCATTGCGCCGAAACCCGGCGCACTCGTCTTGTTCACAGTTCCAAGATATCACCGAGTCTGCCGGGTCGACGCCGTCAGCGGTACATCTAAACGTCTCTCAATCGCCGGCTGGTTCATGACCGAGCATCAACCTGAAACCTTCGCGTCTCCACATGAATCCCATACGCATATCGATGCTCCGTTGAGAGCCGGTGAAGCGAGCCCCTACAGAACATAA
- a CDS encoding tetratricopeptide repeat protein encodes MAYRFIITVSVLFSTLTLFACAGSEPSPEKAGTLKPHADSELSVNDIRKAANAGNADARNKLGILYSEGRGVGQSYVQAKQWFEKAAEQGHAGAQVNLGTLYLHGLGAPQSDQMALVWFRQAAKQGDSLAFAKLGLMFTQGRGVAQDYVQAHMWYNLSAAHGERRAAESRDNLAKQMTPTQVAEAQKLAQEFEQKAPRSLQ; translated from the coding sequence GTGGCCTACCGATTCATCATCACTGTCTCAGTTCTATTCTCGACTTTGACTCTCTTCGCCTGCGCCGGGTCGGAACCGTCCCCTGAAAAAGCCGGGACGCTGAAACCTCATGCCGACTCGGAGCTGTCCGTGAACGACATCCGAAAAGCGGCAAACGCCGGCAATGCGGACGCGCGAAATAAGCTTGGCATTCTCTACAGTGAAGGCCGGGGCGTCGGTCAAAGTTACGTGCAGGCCAAGCAGTGGTTTGAAAAGGCGGCTGAACAGGGGCATGCAGGGGCTCAGGTGAATCTCGGAACCTTATATCTTCACGGTCTGGGAGCTCCTCAGAGCGATCAAATGGCGCTTGTATGGTTCCGTCAGGCAGCCAAACAGGGAGACTCTCTGGCTTTCGCAAAATTGGGACTCATGTTCACCCAGGGACGCGGCGTGGCCCAGGATTATGTTCAAGCCCACATGTGGTACAACCTCTCCGCCGCGCATGGAGAACGGCGAGCGGCGGAGTCCAGAGACAATCTGGCCAAGCAGATGACGCCCACTCAGGTGGCGGAAGCTCAAAAGCTCGCGCAGGAATTCGAACAGAAAGCCCCGCGAAGTCTTCAATAG